A single region of the Bdellovibrio sp. GT3 genome encodes:
- the lpxD gene encoding UDP-3-O-(3-hydroxymyristoyl)glucosamine N-acyltransferase, translating to MITADVIKSLQSSDAVFVSGSTEAIAQKVLPPEQADSESLVFVSKPHQLEQALKAQATIIVAHKSLALPTDSKSTFFSTHHVQLAMAAILPLFDGKMNRFNQETKIHPSAFVHPSAHLGQNVSVGPFAVIGEHARIGDGCTIGAHVVIECYAQIGAHTILHPQVFIGAYCELGAHCEIHPHTTIGADGFAFAQTKEGLHKKIPQIGKVILGDNVELGANCAVDRAALTETRIGSGTKMDNFCHVAHNVIIGENNVMAAGFKIAGSSTIGSNCMFGGDAAISDHVNICDKVIVAGRSGVTSDLLQPGAYGGYPIEPLRESLKTLANLSQLTRIRKELARVVKHLGLKEE from the coding sequence ATGATTACAGCAGACGTTATTAAATCTCTTCAGTCCTCGGATGCAGTCTTCGTATCCGGCTCCACCGAAGCAATCGCTCAAAAAGTTTTACCGCCGGAACAGGCTGACTCCGAAAGTTTGGTATTCGTATCCAAACCTCATCAGTTGGAACAAGCCCTCAAGGCTCAGGCTACGATCATCGTCGCCCATAAGTCTCTGGCGCTCCCGACAGACTCCAAATCGACTTTCTTCAGCACTCACCATGTGCAATTGGCGATGGCGGCAATTCTGCCTCTTTTTGATGGCAAAATGAACCGCTTTAACCAAGAAACGAAAATCCACCCTAGCGCCTTCGTTCACCCATCAGCTCACCTGGGACAAAATGTTTCCGTAGGGCCTTTTGCTGTCATTGGTGAACACGCCCGCATCGGCGACGGCTGCACAATCGGAGCCCATGTGGTGATTGAGTGCTACGCCCAGATCGGCGCGCACACGATTCTGCATCCCCAGGTTTTCATCGGAGCCTACTGCGAACTGGGAGCCCACTGCGAAATTCATCCGCATACCACGATCGGAGCTGACGGATTCGCTTTCGCGCAAACCAAAGAAGGCCTGCACAAGAAAATCCCGCAAATCGGCAAGGTCATCCTGGGTGACAATGTCGAGTTAGGAGCCAACTGTGCCGTGGACCGCGCCGCCCTGACTGAAACCCGCATCGGCAGCGGCACCAAAATGGATAACTTCTGCCATGTCGCCCATAACGTTATTATCGGCGAAAACAATGTGATGGCTGCCGGCTTTAAAATTGCCGGTTCCAGTACCATCGGCAGCAATTGTATGTTCGGCGGAGACGCCGCTATTTCTGATCACGTTAACATCTGTGATAAAGTTATCGTCGCAGGTCGCTCCGGGGTAACCAGCGACCTCCTGCAACCAGGGGCTTATGGCGGATATCCAATTGAACCGCTGCGTGAATCATTGAAAACGCTGGCAAATCTGTCACAACTGACCCGAATCCGAAAAGAGCTGGCTCGAGTGGTGAAACACCTGGGCCTTAAAGAAGAATAA
- a CDS encoding YihY/virulence factor BrkB family protein — MKWAKSLRRVTRKSFLNKLASDDILEMSASLSFYTALSLAPLLVLLLTFVALINDSFREEILTQIHLLFGGHSSDILRAIAKNVDQQPEVRDMAGIIGLVTLVFSAGAIFGEMRMSLNKIFEVGTDATQNQEETALQTVWTFMKTKLFNMGMVLTFVFISIVSLVVSSVLSMFLKGTDAVWGQILNFVISLGIFGVLFSAIYYFLPQTQIRPKVAVTSGFLTAFMFSIGKGFIGIYMGQSAVASLYGAAGSLIVLLLWVYYSSAVIFVSAEVANEINKVEQHEENIKNSGSSK; from the coding sequence ATGAAATGGGCAAAGTCGCTTCGGCGAGTCACCAGAAAAAGCTTCCTGAATAAACTAGCGTCAGACGACATTTTGGAAATGTCGGCCTCATTGTCGTTTTATACGGCGTTGTCCTTGGCGCCTTTATTGGTATTGCTTCTGACGTTTGTTGCTTTGATCAATGACAGTTTTCGCGAGGAGATCCTGACCCAGATTCATCTGCTCTTTGGCGGTCACTCTTCAGATATATTAAGAGCCATTGCTAAAAATGTCGATCAGCAGCCTGAGGTTCGTGACATGGCTGGAATTATCGGATTGGTGACCTTGGTGTTTTCAGCTGGGGCGATATTTGGTGAGATGAGGATGTCACTGAATAAAATTTTTGAGGTGGGAACCGACGCCACTCAAAACCAGGAAGAGACGGCGCTGCAAACTGTCTGGACATTTATGAAAACCAAACTCTTCAACATGGGGATGGTTTTAACCTTTGTTTTTATTTCCATAGTTTCTTTGGTTGTCTCGTCGGTGTTGTCGATGTTTTTAAAAGGCACCGATGCGGTATGGGGGCAGATTTTAAACTTCGTGATCTCTTTGGGAATCTTTGGAGTTCTGTTTAGCGCCATTTACTACTTTTTACCGCAAACTCAAATTCGCCCGAAAGTAGCGGTGACCTCCGGCTTCCTCACAGCATTTATGTTTTCAATTGGTAAAGGATTTATAGGCATTTACATGGGGCAAAGTGCGGTGGCGTCGTTGTATGGAGCCGCAGGTTCCCTGATAGTTCTTTTGCTATGGGTTTACTATTCCTCAGCGGTGATCTTTGTGAGTGCTGAAGTGGCCAATGAGATTAACAAGGTGGAGCAACATGAAGAGAATATTAAAAACTCTGGGTCGAGTAAATAA
- a CDS encoding THUMP domain-containing class I SAM-dependent RNA methyltransferase, whose product MAEFFASTARGLVDPLEQELKDLGLKVTGKTAGGVYFESNWEGCYKANLHSRMASRILKPILDFTAYQPEELYNMILRHDFTKYIKPNQTLSIDVSVGDSKMRDQRFIAMKIKDAVVDQFRDKFGVRPDVDNYNPALRIVVRSVKNQFNVSIDTSGDSLFMRGYRKDVGEAPLKENLAAGLIKLSDWDGKSALVDFMCGSGTFMIEAAMMAKNIAPGINRKRFGFMNLLNFEQDTWDNVVDAAIAGEKEEIETKFYAYDIDNKVLKAAKENAKAAGVDDVIEFRKESVATVEPPVEKGLIIVNPPYGARIGDEDNLRDVYRDLSFTLKHRFKGWDAWILSGNKELIADLKLKSTRKHFVFNGNIECRFLKYSMF is encoded by the coding sequence ATGGCAGAATTTTTTGCGTCAACAGCACGCGGTCTCGTAGATCCATTAGAACAAGAACTTAAAGACTTAGGCCTTAAAGTAACCGGCAAAACCGCTGGTGGCGTATACTTTGAGAGCAACTGGGAAGGTTGCTATAAAGCGAACCTTCACTCCCGCATGGCCAGCCGCATTTTGAAACCAATCCTGGATTTCACGGCTTACCAACCAGAAGAATTGTACAATATGATTCTTCGCCATGATTTTACCAAATACATCAAACCAAATCAGACTTTGAGCATCGACGTTTCCGTGGGTGATTCAAAAATGCGCGATCAACGTTTCATCGCGATGAAAATCAAAGATGCTGTTGTGGACCAGTTCCGTGACAAATTTGGTGTTCGCCCTGACGTTGATAACTACAATCCGGCACTTCGTATTGTGGTTCGCTCTGTGAAAAATCAGTTCAACGTTTCCATAGACACTTCTGGTGATTCTTTGTTCATGCGTGGTTACCGCAAAGACGTGGGCGAAGCTCCGTTGAAGGAAAACCTGGCAGCGGGTTTGATCAAATTGTCTGATTGGGATGGTAAATCCGCATTGGTGGATTTCATGTGCGGATCCGGAACATTCATGATCGAGGCGGCAATGATGGCTAAAAACATCGCGCCGGGCATCAACCGCAAACGTTTTGGTTTCATGAACCTTTTGAACTTCGAACAAGACACTTGGGATAACGTGGTGGACGCTGCGATCGCAGGTGAAAAAGAAGAAATCGAAACCAAGTTCTACGCTTATGATATCGACAACAAAGTTTTGAAAGCGGCAAAAGAAAATGCGAAAGCTGCTGGCGTTGACGACGTGATCGAATTCAGAAAAGAATCCGTCGCGACTGTAGAACCCCCGGTTGAAAAAGGTCTTATCATCGTGAATCCTCCATATGGTGCGCGTATCGGTGACGAGGACAATCTTCGTGACGTTTACCGTGACCTGAGCTTCACATTGAAGCACAGATTCAAAGGCTGGGATGCTTGGATTCTTTCTGGAAACAAAGAGTTGATTGCAGACTTAAAATTAAAATCTACGCGCAAGCACTTCGTATTCAATGGTAATATCGAGTGCCGTTTCTTGAAGTACTCAATGTTCTAG
- a CDS encoding PAS domain S-box protein produces MAAESNPQIDPQKRYETLFNSRIVGILISNLKGEILEANDYFLEMLGYNRDLFKNNKFNWHEMTPPEYIEMSIEARQRLSKSGDYVTLEKAYYHRDGHLVYVRLGSTILEGDVVITLIQDVTTRKAVEKKLEEILGNLEERVEARTHQLAESESFLSTIIENMPSMVFVKSAEDLRFVRLNRAGEKLLGISREEFVGKTDFDFFSKEVAEGFRAIDRKVLNGELPFALTEDTLPTRSGIRFISTIKLVIVDKSGKPQYLLGVTEDITERKELERQREELVRAQAEKELAEAQARQASFISDLTFAISHTFDLSEMLKAFTEKMVPVFCDLCVVELIDEEGMDFSHTVVHGLSQEEEDFIWRWRKLNPPKWDPESGGPLFIKDRKARVFNSRQHHEQHVEKNFSVDMEFEDSDQEFSESSMVVPLLVRDQKPLGYASFVSTKSRRSFSAADLALSEEMCQRLSVLIENSRLYYRSLDASRAKSDFLANVSHEIRTPLGAMLGFAEILKEDESLSMDQQSALDTILRNGQQLLKIVNEILDISKVESDKIQIEQVKFNLPELVGDIVHLLRGKAEEKGLEMHLEMKNLPDYVVTDSGRLRQILINIISNAIKFTDEGSIAITASGVLLGAKAQLIFIVKDTGIGISKEGRVKLFQPFTQADTSTTRRYGGTGLGLFLSRRLARLLGGDISFSSIEGEGSEFTVTVMALLPVHNEVVDSTLAGESSDDDNLENKKGRVLVVDDASDNRELFKRYLIRSGVSEAQIEMAENGAEALEKAFAGGYQLILMDIQMPKMDGFQAIQSLRSRGYQGRVVALTAHAMKGDREKCLEAGFDGYLQKPLKKEELREVLNKELF; encoded by the coding sequence ATGGCCGCGGAATCGAACCCACAAATCGATCCTCAAAAGCGCTATGAGACGCTGTTTAATTCGCGTATCGTGGGTATTCTTATCAGCAACCTCAAAGGGGAAATCCTCGAAGCGAATGATTATTTTTTAGAGATGCTGGGCTACAATCGCGACCTCTTTAAAAACAACAAATTCAATTGGCACGAGATGACTCCTCCTGAGTACATAGAAATGAGTATCGAGGCCCGGCAGCGTCTTTCTAAAAGTGGCGACTATGTCACTTTGGAAAAAGCCTATTATCACCGGGATGGGCATCTTGTTTATGTACGTTTGGGGTCCACTATTTTAGAGGGTGATGTCGTCATCACTTTGATTCAGGACGTAACTACAAGAAAAGCAGTCGAAAAAAAACTGGAAGAAATTCTGGGAAATCTGGAGGAGCGTGTCGAGGCGCGCACTCATCAACTGGCAGAGTCTGAATCATTTCTTTCGACCATTATCGAAAACATGCCCTCAATGGTATTCGTAAAGTCCGCTGAAGATTTGCGCTTTGTTCGTTTGAATCGTGCCGGAGAAAAACTTTTGGGGATTTCCCGTGAGGAGTTTGTCGGAAAAACGGATTTTGATTTTTTTAGCAAAGAGGTGGCTGAAGGATTTCGAGCTATAGATCGAAAAGTTTTAAACGGAGAGTTGCCTTTCGCGCTGACCGAGGACACGTTGCCCACTCGAAGCGGCATTCGATTTATCAGTACTATCAAGCTGGTGATTGTGGATAAGAGCGGCAAGCCACAATACCTGCTTGGAGTGACCGAAGACATCACGGAACGAAAAGAGCTGGAAAGACAGCGCGAAGAGCTGGTACGGGCTCAGGCGGAAAAAGAGCTGGCGGAAGCCCAGGCGCGCCAGGCAAGTTTCATTTCCGATTTGACCTTTGCGATTTCACATACCTTTGATTTGTCCGAGATGTTGAAGGCGTTTACTGAAAAAATGGTGCCGGTGTTCTGTGATCTTTGTGTCGTTGAATTGATAGATGAAGAGGGCATGGATTTTAGTCATACCGTTGTTCACGGCTTGAGCCAGGAAGAGGAAGATTTTATTTGGCGCTGGCGCAAACTGAATCCACCCAAATGGGATCCGGAATCGGGAGGTCCTCTTTTTATTAAAGACCGAAAAGCTAGGGTCTTTAATTCCCGACAACATCATGAGCAGCATGTGGAGAAAAATTTCAGCGTTGATATGGAATTCGAAGATTCAGATCAGGAATTTTCGGAGTCTTCGATGGTTGTACCATTATTGGTGCGAGATCAGAAACCCTTGGGTTATGCGTCCTTCGTGTCTACTAAATCTCGTCGGAGCTTTTCTGCAGCAGACCTGGCTTTGTCGGAGGAGATGTGCCAAAGGCTCTCGGTGCTTATTGAAAACTCCCGGTTGTACTATCGTTCTTTGGATGCCAGTCGCGCTAAATCTGACTTCTTAGCGAACGTCAGTCACGAGATCAGGACTCCTTTGGGGGCGATGTTGGGGTTTGCGGAGATTCTAAAGGAAGATGAAAGTCTGTCTATGGATCAGCAAAGCGCTCTGGATACCATCTTGCGTAATGGTCAGCAGTTGCTGAAAATCGTGAATGAGATTTTGGACATCTCGAAGGTCGAATCCGATAAGATTCAAATTGAGCAGGTGAAATTCAATCTGCCAGAACTGGTCGGCGACATCGTTCATTTGTTGCGAGGCAAGGCCGAGGAAAAAGGTCTTGAGATGCACCTGGAGATGAAGAACTTACCGGATTACGTTGTGACGGATTCCGGAAGATTGCGGCAGATTCTTATCAACATCATCAGCAATGCTATTAAATTCACCGACGAGGGATCAATTGCTATTACGGCCAGTGGTGTCTTGTTAGGGGCGAAGGCGCAATTGATTTTTATAGTAAAAGACACGGGGATTGGAATCAGCAAAGAGGGGCGGGTGAAATTATTCCAACCCTTCACGCAGGCGGATACGTCGACGACTCGGCGATATGGTGGAACTGGTTTGGGATTGTTTTTGTCCCGAAGGCTGGCGCGTCTTTTGGGCGGAGATATCTCGTTTTCCAGTATTGAGGGCGAAGGCAGTGAATTCACCGTGACCGTAATGGCGTTGCTGCCGGTGCATAATGAAGTGGTGGATTCGACTTTGGCTGGCGAGTCATCGGATGATGATAATTTGGAAAATAAAAAAGGTCGGGTGTTGGTCGTCGATGATGCCTCGGACAATCGCGAACTCTTTAAACGATATTTGATCAGGTCTGGGGTGAGCGAGGCGCAGATTGAGATGGCTGAGAATGGTGCAGAGGCCTTGGAGAAGGCTTTTGCTGGTGGCTATCAACTTATCTTAATGGATATTCAAATGCCGAAGATGGATGGTTTCCAGGCAATTCAAAGTTTGCGAAGTCGGGGGTATCAGGGGCGTGTGGTCGCACTCACGGCTCATGCCATGAAAGGGGATCGGGAAAAATGCCTGGAAGCAGGATTTGATGGGTACTTGCAAAAACCTTTGAAGAAGGAAGAGTTGCGAGAAGTTTTAAATAAGGAGCTTTTTTAA
- a CDS encoding electron transfer flavoprotein-ubiquinone oxidoreductase: MVYDHLPEGVTRETMDCDVLIVGGGSAGLSCALRLQDQINKHNEDVASGAKQGQPIPDQMIVVIEKASEVGAHSFSGAVLNPAALRELVPNFKDEGCPIDSEVKKDAVYYLGSDYSFKMPITPPPFHNEGNYIISASKLNRWLATKCEEKGINIFPGFAAVEALYEGNKIVGVRTGDKGRDKNGNPKGNFEPGLILKSKVTVFAEGTRGSLFKKVSEKLNLREGKHPEVFEEGVKEIVQMPKGTVEAGQVIHTMGFPLSKSIGGTFIYTLPEDKIIVGLVAYLDTNDPLLDPHRELQKLKTHPFMQNMLKGGKVIAYGGKTLPAGGWYSMPKLYGDGWMVIGDSASMVDVKKLKGIHLAMKAGMSAADTIVDGLIAGAEFNESVTKAYEARIENSFVKKDLWAVRNFHQALSKGMLEGMPLIAVQEITGGRGLQDPMPLDHTDAQTTNKVVEVWGPNGFDEQLGELPKPDGQLFFDKLSSVYLTGTMHDEDSPNHLILKDGDICRSVCEPQYKSPCNHFCPASVYEMVPSTKEAGKKDLQINYTNCIHCKTCDIKCPFENIEWTVPEGGGGPQYREV; this comes from the coding sequence ATGGTATACGATCATTTGCCTGAAGGCGTAACGCGCGAAACGATGGACTGTGATGTTCTGATCGTGGGTGGTGGATCTGCAGGTTTGTCCTGTGCACTTCGTTTGCAGGATCAAATCAACAAGCACAATGAAGACGTGGCTTCTGGAGCAAAACAGGGTCAGCCTATTCCAGATCAAATGATCGTGGTTATCGAAAAAGCGTCTGAAGTCGGAGCGCACAGCTTCTCGGGCGCCGTTTTGAATCCAGCAGCACTTCGCGAATTGGTTCCAAACTTCAAAGACGAAGGTTGCCCAATTGATTCGGAAGTTAAAAAAGACGCCGTCTATTACCTAGGCTCTGACTACTCCTTCAAAATGCCAATAACACCTCCTCCGTTTCACAACGAAGGCAACTACATTATCTCTGCCAGCAAATTGAACCGCTGGTTGGCGACAAAGTGTGAAGAAAAAGGCATCAACATCTTCCCGGGCTTCGCAGCTGTGGAAGCGTTGTACGAAGGTAACAAAATCGTTGGCGTGCGCACGGGCGACAAGGGTCGTGATAAAAACGGCAACCCTAAAGGCAACTTCGAGCCAGGTTTGATTTTGAAATCCAAAGTGACTGTGTTTGCTGAAGGCACACGCGGTTCATTGTTCAAAAAAGTTTCTGAAAAACTAAATCTTCGTGAAGGCAAACATCCGGAAGTATTTGAAGAGGGTGTAAAAGAAATCGTACAAATGCCAAAAGGAACTGTTGAGGCGGGTCAAGTGATCCACACAATGGGTTTCCCTTTGAGCAAATCCATCGGTGGTACTTTCATCTACACTTTGCCTGAAGATAAAATCATCGTGGGCTTGGTTGCCTACCTTGATACGAACGATCCTCTTTTGGATCCACATCGTGAACTGCAAAAATTGAAAACTCATCCGTTCATGCAGAACATGCTTAAGGGCGGAAAAGTTATCGCTTACGGCGGTAAAACATTGCCTGCGGGTGGCTGGTACTCCATGCCTAAGCTTTACGGCGACGGCTGGATGGTTATCGGGGACTCCGCTTCCATGGTCGATGTTAAGAAGCTAAAAGGCATCCACTTGGCGATGAAAGCCGGTATGTCGGCAGCGGATACGATCGTGGATGGTTTGATCGCGGGCGCCGAATTCAATGAATCCGTTACCAAAGCCTACGAAGCGCGTATTGAGAACAGCTTCGTTAAAAAAGACCTATGGGCTGTCCGTAACTTCCATCAGGCCCTTTCCAAAGGGATGCTGGAGGGGATGCCTCTTATCGCGGTTCAGGAGATCACAGGGGGCCGTGGCCTTCAGGATCCAATGCCTTTGGATCATACAGATGCTCAAACGACCAATAAAGTCGTTGAAGTCTGGGGTCCTAATGGATTTGACGAGCAATTGGGCGAACTTCCCAAACCAGATGGTCAGCTGTTCTTTGATAAGCTATCCAGCGTTTATTTGACGGGGACCATGCATGACGAGGACTCTCCTAACCATTTGATCCTTAAAGATGGGGATATCTGCCGTTCCGTATGTGAGCCTCAGTACAAATCCCCATGTAATCATTTCTGCCCGGCCTCTGTATACGAGATGGTTCCGTCTACAAAAGAGGCAGGTAAGAAAGACCTACAAATCAATTATACCAACTGTATTCACTGTAAGACTTGTGATATTAAGTGCCCATTCGAAAACATCGAGTGGACGGTGCCAGAAGGTGGCGGCGGACCACAATATCGCGAGGTCTAA
- a CDS encoding Tex family protein → MDQALQSYLARIVPTVPAKSAQAVIELAAEGATVPFIARYRKEKTGNLDEVQIRGVIEGHETYNEIVKRKAFLIKEIGEQNNLTAEVQKRIELSWDLGELEEIYKPFKKKKKTKATVAREAGLEPLANWIWDMGHGKLKDSETMEMKAKAFLNPTAKIVTYEEALKGAQDIIVDKIANDAELRTMVTKNYNDHGRIVSKAAKGYKANSKYEMYKEFEEPVKPLMDAKNNHRYLAMRRGWQEEELTLDVKADDEANLKSYENFATSTPDNAIGEYLKQSARLALNVYVLPSVVNEVHRQLKDKADQDAITVFAENVRKLLLASPYGSKCVLGVDPGLRTGCKVALIDKTGAFISHTVLYTLGDDAERKAKTLFGEVMKQVQIEAIAVGNGTAGRETETFLRKVLKDLGKNIPVVMVSESGASVYSASDIAREEFPDLDLTVKGAISIARRLQDPLAELVKVDPKSIGVGQYQHDVNQSQLKKSLEAVVESCVNNVGVDVNTASAPLLSHVAGIGPALAKGIVEARKKTLFSDRSELLKIPKFSAKVYEQAAGFLRIPGGKQVLDSTGIHPERYQAVTDMAKDLGVSLSEVIGEGAKKLVAQRTKWAQLVGEFTFDDIVKELEKPGRDPRDPFKVFQYRDDIMEVKDLKEGMICPGIVTNVTNFGAFVDIGVHQDGLVHISALSHKFVDDPRKVVNPGDHVSVKVLKVDTVKNQISLTMKMDDAPEMASAPRGERRPEQRGATAAKGSGQSKVGQGGGMRPMGGSAPAKPANPFNNPFAALMNTPTNKK, encoded by the coding sequence ATGGATCAGGCTCTTCAGAGTTATTTGGCTCGTATTGTCCCAACTGTCCCAGCAAAATCAGCACAAGCTGTGATTGAACTTGCTGCGGAAGGGGCTACAGTCCCGTTCATCGCACGTTACCGTAAAGAGAAAACCGGCAATTTGGACGAGGTTCAAATTCGCGGTGTTATCGAAGGTCACGAAACTTACAACGAAATCGTGAAGCGTAAAGCATTCTTGATCAAAGAGATCGGGGAGCAGAACAATCTCACGGCCGAAGTCCAAAAGCGCATCGAGCTTTCCTGGGACCTGGGCGAGTTGGAAGAAATCTACAAACCATTCAAAAAGAAAAAGAAAACCAAAGCGACTGTTGCACGCGAAGCGGGCTTGGAGCCTTTGGCGAACTGGATCTGGGACATGGGCCACGGCAAGTTGAAAGACTCCGAGACTATGGAAATGAAAGCGAAAGCTTTCTTGAACCCAACTGCCAAAATCGTGACATACGAAGAAGCGCTTAAAGGTGCTCAAGACATCATCGTGGATAAAATCGCCAATGATGCTGAACTTCGTACGATGGTTACTAAAAACTATAACGACCACGGTCGTATCGTTTCTAAGGCAGCTAAAGGCTATAAAGCGAATTCCAAGTACGAAATGTATAAAGAATTTGAAGAGCCAGTTAAACCTTTGATGGATGCCAAGAACAATCACCGCTATCTGGCGATGAGACGTGGCTGGCAAGAAGAAGAGCTTACTCTTGACGTTAAAGCTGATGACGAAGCGAACTTGAAGTCTTACGAAAATTTCGCGACTTCAACTCCAGACAACGCCATTGGCGAATACTTGAAACAATCAGCTCGTTTGGCATTGAACGTTTATGTTCTTCCGTCTGTGGTGAATGAAGTTCACCGTCAGTTGAAAGACAAAGCAGATCAAGACGCGATCACTGTATTCGCGGAAAACGTTCGTAAACTGTTGTTGGCTTCCCCATACGGTTCAAAATGCGTATTGGGTGTCGATCCAGGTCTTCGTACGGGTTGTAAAGTGGCTTTGATCGACAAGACAGGCGCTTTCATCTCTCACACTGTTCTTTACACTTTGGGCGACGATGCTGAACGCAAAGCTAAAACTTTGTTTGGCGAAGTGATGAAGCAAGTTCAAATCGAAGCGATCGCAGTCGGTAACGGTACTGCAGGTCGTGAGACTGAAACTTTCTTGCGCAAAGTTTTGAAAGATCTTGGTAAAAACATTCCGGTGGTGATGGTTTCTGAATCTGGTGCCTCTGTGTACTCGGCTTCTGACATCGCTCGTGAAGAGTTCCCGGATCTGGATTTGACTGTAAAAGGTGCGATCTCTATCGCGCGTCGTTTGCAAGATCCTTTGGCGGAGCTTGTGAAGGTAGATCCTAAGTCTATCGGTGTTGGTCAATACCAACATGACGTGAATCAGTCTCAGTTGAAAAAATCATTGGAAGCCGTCGTTGAGTCTTGCGTGAATAACGTGGGTGTAGACGTAAATACAGCTTCTGCTCCGTTGCTTTCTCATGTTGCAGGCATTGGCCCGGCACTTGCGAAAGGTATCGTTGAGGCTCGTAAGAAAACTTTGTTCTCGGATCGTTCAGAGCTTTTGAAAATTCCTAAGTTTTCGGCAAAAGTGTACGAACAAGCTGCAGGTTTCTTGCGCATCCCAGGTGGTAAGCAAGTTTTGGATTCCACAGGAATCCATCCAGAGCGTTACCAAGCTGTGACGGATATGGCAAAAGACCTTGGTGTTTCTTTGTCTGAAGTTATCGGTGAAGGTGCTAAGAAATTGGTAGCCCAAAGAACTAAATGGGCTCAGCTAGTGGGCGAGTTCACTTTTGATGACATCGTTAAAGAGCTTGAAAAACCAGGACGTGACCCTCGTGATCCGTTCAAAGTTTTCCAATACCGCGATGACATCATGGAAGTGAAAGACCTTAAAGAAGGTATGATCTGCCCAGGTATCGTGACTAACGTAACGAATTTCGGTGCGTTCGTGGATATCGGTGTTCACCAGGATGGTTTGGTTCATATTTCCGCACTTTCTCACAAGTTCGTCGATGACCCTCGTAAAGTGGTAAATCCAGGCGATCATGTTTCTGTGAAAGTATTGAAAGTGGACACGGTTAAGAATCAGATTTCTTTGACCATGAAAATGGACGATGCTCCAGAAATGGCTTCGGCTCCTCGTGGTGAAAGACGTCCTGAACAACGTGGCGCAACTGCTGCGAAAGGTTCTGGTCAGTCCAAAGTTGGTCAAGGTGGTGGTATGCGCCCAATGGGTGGAAGTGCTCCAGCGAAACCGGCAAATCCGTTCAACAATCCGTTCGCGGCTTTGATGAACACTCCAACAAATAAAAAATAA
- the infA gene encoding translation initiation factor IF-1, with product MAKDDLVQIDGKVIDALAGGLYKIELENKVIINAKLCGKMRRFNIRVVVGDRVSVGVSPYDPTHGLIQFRHK from the coding sequence ATGGCAAAAGACGATTTAGTACAAATTGACGGAAAAGTGATCGACGCCCTAGCGGGTGGTCTTTACAAGATCGAACTTGAAAACAAAGTTATCATCAACGCAAAGCTTTGCGGTAAGATGAGACGCTTTAATATTCGTGTGGTTGTTGGTGACCGCGTGAGTGTAGGTGTATCTCCATACGATCCTACTCACGGTCTGATCCAATTCCGTCATAAATAA